The Snodgrassella alvi wkB2 genome window below encodes:
- a CDS encoding SDR family oxidoreductase: protein MAILITGASVGFGAEMCRVLVHAGYHVIGAARRLDKLQDLQTELGAQFLPLQMDVADKSSVDNALASLQSTWADIDLLVNNAGLALGMEPAQEANFADWETMIHTNVLGLTYVTRQILPRMVAKNSGYIINLGSTAGSWPYKGGNVYGATKAFVRQFSLNLRTDLAGTRIRVTNIAPGLCGDTEFSNVRFRGDDKQAAAVYENISYLQPADIANTVLWLYQTPAHMNVNHIEIMPVSQTFAGLSVTRDLA from the coding sequence ATGGCAATATTAATTACAGGTGCTTCTGTAGGATTTGGCGCAGAAATGTGTCGTGTGCTGGTTCATGCCGGTTACCATGTTATTGGTGCCGCACGGCGGTTGGATAAGCTGCAAGATTTACAGACAGAACTGGGTGCACAGTTTTTACCATTACAAATGGATGTAGCCGATAAAAGCAGTGTAGATAATGCATTAGCCTCCTTACAGAGTACTTGGGCGGATATTGATTTACTTGTGAACAATGCCGGGCTGGCGCTGGGCATGGAGCCGGCTCAGGAAGCAAACTTTGCTGACTGGGAAACCATGATTCATACCAATGTTCTGGGTTTAACTTATGTCACCCGGCAAATATTGCCACGTATGGTAGCGAAAAATAGCGGCTATATCATTAATCTGGGATCTACTGCCGGATCATGGCCATATAAAGGCGGTAATGTTTACGGTGCTACCAAAGCTTTTGTACGCCAGTTCAGCCTGAATTTGCGTACTGATCTGGCCGGTACCCGCATACGAGTCACCAATATTGCCCCCGGTTTATGCGGTGATACTGAATTTTCCAATGTACGCTTTCGCGGAGATGATAAACAGGCTGCTGCCGTATATGAAAATATCAGCTATCTGCAACCGGCAGATATTGCCAACACCGTATTATGGCTGTATCAGACTCCGGCACATATGAATGTTAACCATATTGAAATTATGCCGGTATCACAAACCTTCGCCGGTCTGAGTGTAACCCGTGATTTGGCTTGA
- a CDS encoding Fur family transcriptional regulator, protein MTDKLAWSTRTTEKTRILAQCEAQGVTITQLRAQVLDIVLSMSGVIKAYQVLAHMQQSSHNTIAPPTAYRALDFWTEQGILHKIPAINGYILCRHAQHDCGEQCQPDHIHHSDFVLVCNQCGAVDEQSMSPEWLALRQRVADSGFILNDEHIVLTGMCSQCRTQNENFK, encoded by the coding sequence ATGACGGATAAACTTGCATGGTCGACAAGAACCACTGAGAAAACGCGTATATTGGCTCAATGTGAAGCACAAGGTGTAACCATTACTCAGTTGCGCGCACAGGTTTTGGATATCGTGCTGAGCATGAGCGGAGTGATTAAAGCTTATCAGGTTTTGGCTCATATGCAGCAAAGTAGTCACAACACAATTGCCCCACCGACAGCGTACAGAGCGCTGGATTTTTGGACCGAGCAAGGTATTTTGCACAAAATTCCGGCGATTAATGGCTATATATTATGTCGGCATGCTCAGCATGATTGTGGTGAACAATGCCAGCCGGATCATATTCATCACAGTGATTTTGTGCTGGTATGTAATCAGTGCGGGGCTGTGGATGAACAAAGTATGAGCCCGGAATGGTTAGCTTTACGACAGAGGGTAGCTGATAGCGGATTTATACTTAATGACGAACATATTGTTTTGACTGGTATGTGTAGTCAGTGTCGTACTCAAAATGAAAACTTTAAATAA